From Glycine soja cultivar W05 chromosome 4, ASM419377v2, whole genome shotgun sequence, the proteins below share one genomic window:
- the LOC114408360 gene encoding uncharacterized protein LOC114408360, which produces MIEFQMIDGKSISDQIHEFENIVYDMKLKGIVLPDIMLVAFMISKLPPSWTDFARSLKHKHESFTFDDLLVCLRIEDKHRSSQKHLQKSDSHSKAYLVESSSKPFSKSFKRHGFNKNKFGRKPSFSKNKNNAFNNNNKPKDKNSGNEIFCFVCGRANHLAKNCFQRHRQPTSFPKPQANVVTTSAASDSPSDRNQAHVL; this is translated from the exons ATGATTGAGTTTCAAATGATTGATGGAAAATCTATTTCAGATCAGATCcatgaatttgaaaacattGTTTATGACATGAAATTGAAAGGAATTGTTTTGCCTGACATTATGCTTGTGGCTTTCATGATATCAAAATTGCCTCCTTCGTGGACTGATTTTGCTCGAAGCTTGAAACATAAACATGAAAGTTTTAcctttgatgatttgcttgtcTGTCTCCGCATTGAGGATAAACATCGTTCATCTcaaaaacacttgcaaaaatCTGATTCTCACTCTAAGGCCTATCTTGTTGAGAGCTCTAGCAAACCTTTCTCTAAGTCCTTCAAAAGGCATgggtttaacaaaaataaatttggtagaaagccttcattttctaaaaataagaacaatgcttttaataacaacaataagcCTAAGGATAAAAATTCGGGGAATGAAattttttgctttgtttgtgGGCGAGCTAATCATTTGGCTAAGAATTGTTTTCAACGTCATCGCCAGCCCACGTCTTTCCCTAAACCGCAGGCTAATGTTGTTACCACCAGTGCTGCCTCTGATTCCCCATCTGACAG GAATCAAGCACACGTACTGTGA